The Cryptomeria japonica chromosome 6, Sugi_1.0, whole genome shotgun sequence genomic interval AAACAATGATGGCGAGCGATTTGCATGCCTTGAGCTGCTACCCTTGAAATGATGCAAATGGGCATCCAGTTTTCTGTAATCCACCGGTTCTTTATTCCTGcatattacaatgaaatcattaTATAAGCCATCATAGATCTTCCCCAACTCTactaaaaacaaaacaaatcattcAAGAACTTGATAGTTTTGATAGCTAACTCAAAATTATTCAAGTTTATTCGAAAATAATATGAAGCATATCAAAGAATATACAGTGTGGTCTCTATATTATGGAGCAATTTGAGAGAGTCGTCAAAAAACAAGGAAAGCACTTCTTCCACAAAACGAGGATTGCTTTCATCTTGTAGCTGCTCCAGCTGAGCATATTGCTCATCCAGAAACCCCTACAACACAACCCAAATAAGTTTTTTATTGTGCTTTCCTATCAAAGTAGAAGACTGTCACAAACTATGAGTATTCAAAACCTCACACAAGCCaagaaaagaaactaaaaagattgaacaattgaaaaatgtgtacagaaaacaaaattttgaacctcCTCATAAAGAAAGTTGATAAGATTATTTTGCTGTTGTTGCAACTCAACAGTAGCCATCTTAAGTCTTTAGGAAAAGCAGAAACAAGTGAAAAATTATGAAGGTAATGACAGTAAGCTCCTTCTGAGGACTTAAAGCTCATGATCAATTCTTTGTTCTCCGCATACAATTTATAGAGTGTGCCACCCTCTTTCTTAGGCATTACATGGTCTCAGCAACTTTTATTACTCACCCAGAAAAGTAATTTTTTTATTCTATACCAAGGATTTTGTCTCTGGGATTCTGCTGTGGATTTTTGCATGCCAGGTGGTTTGTTTCTGTTAATCCACAAGGATTGGTGGATGCTCATACCCTTTCATATAAAGTTAAAGGTAAATAAATGAAGATATTAGATTGAGTTATTCTCACTAGACATTTATCTAAGCTTGATGTATTCCAGAAACGGATGAGACTAATTTCACTAAATAGGATTAGGGATTCTTGAGGAAAAAGATTCATTTATTCCCATTGCAATGTATTCTTTTTCAAATGATTGTCACATTCGAATCCAAGATCTATCAATGCATGTGCGAATCGTAGGAGACAGGACATGTGTAGAATAAAACTTTTCTTAGAGATAAAAAGAAGAATCTAATTCCATATTTGATTTTGTGAGTATGTAAACATGTCCCAATGCAATTTATGGAAACCCATCAGTATCTTAAGCAGACACAAGCCCTAGATTCAGCATTGTGTATCAATAAAGGAGTTTATCTCTTTCCATGCTTTTTTATTCGGTACTGAACAAGTTCCCTATCTCACAATTTTGGCAAAAACTTTCTGAGACATGTACCATACATTAACCATCTAAATTCCCACACACAAGCAGGCACACATTCTATGAAGTGGAATCTTGCTAGCAAAAGCCAACAACGGAATACACACCGTTGGACTGCAACCAATAAATCAATTGTTTCCTGTTTTGCACCGTCATCTAGATACAGTTAGAAATCAAAGTGTGTTAtagttgttttttttttcattttttaatttttaaataaataaatgagttATTTATGGAATTTTCTTAAATTCTATGACATAAAATGTCACATAAATGTATGCCGAGTCAATTTATAATAGCTAGTAGAAGGTGGTTGGAaatttagaatttgaatttgaatatttaaattttggGGTCATGcatgtatttttcaaaattgaacTAGGTTGATCTCACATTGCCTAAAAATGAACCAAAAGGGTAACGTAATTATATTGAAATAGGGAACATGAAATATATGGAAATAGGTGCACGATGTCGAGCTCCTTGCAGGAGCCACCTAATTGTGCTACAAATTAGGCATACATACCTTAACCCCCTTGGggttgaacttgtgacctctcattcaagagcacaagttctccactacTAGGCCAACTCGGGAAATATGATTAGTGTAAATGGGATTATAAGAGATTGAAAGGATAAATTTAGACCATGCGTCAAGCCTAGCACAAAAGTATGCCACTTGTTAATACGATATTGTCAGTTTTTAATATGTTATTATATTTAGTCGTTTCATCAAGGTAGGCACGAAAATAAATAAGAAATGGAATGGATATAGAAATTTCACCATTAAAATTTCCTCCACTTTACAAAAACTCTTTACAAAATGAATCCAACTCTCTTCTTATATCAACTCCTAAATTTTGGTTGATATCTTAGAGATGTTCATGTTTGCTTCCTCCACTTTACaaaaactctttgtgaaattaatcAAGCAAAAATAATGAGACGTGACAAGTTTACAACACTCAAATGGTATGATTGTGATATCATCAACATGTCATTCATATTATTATCTTCATCACCATATACTCAAATGGTATGATTGTGATATCATCAACATGTCATTCATATTATTATCTTCATCGCCATATTTATCATTTCAATTCATTTGGTATTTACGTTCCACTATTGATTAATCACTTCTACCAAGACTACAGGAAACCTCCTCTACTCTTTTTACATTGGATACATAACATAGAATATGGAAAACATggcaagagaagaagaaaaaaagtcCCCAACAAACAAAAATTTAATAAGAGATTCAAGAATAAATTCCCACCAAGCATTCCAGAAAATTTTTGGCTACTCCAAATAGACAGTCTGAGGGCCAAGAGGATAAGGATGGAAATTTGGGGGTAGCATGGTCATGGATGCAACCACAAACAACTTTCAAATGTGTATACAACCTCTAGAGAAGGTTTCTTCCTATATAAATTGAGAACTAAACTAATACTAGGAAGAGAAAGGGATCGGGGAGGCATATAGTTCAAAAAAGGGGATAAGgatcaataaaataaaatgctGACAAAGGGGAAAAAAGGGGAGatatcaatgaatacttcttgCATCCCACAACAAATTTTCCTCCATGAACCCACTATACCAATGCAAAGGTAGCCTACATTGGTATCAAGTTAGCAGTCTCTAATGGCTATAGAAAGGTGTGGTTAGAGAGTGATTCTCTAAATACTATTTAAGGGGTGTTCAATCACCTAGCTAGAAAGTTAAAACTTTGATCCTAGATTGCATTCATATGCTTAATTCATTGGAAGAGTATAAAATTTCCCATGTCTTTCATGAGGCCAATAAGGTTGTTGGTGGCTTTGCTAATTTTGGTGTTAAGCAACATCATATTGTTTGGTGGGGGTCTTTTGATCACATCCTCGTGgacattaaacatcttattatcGATGACATTAGATTATGATGAGGGGATGGCGTTCTTGGTAATGATGGTTCATTACTCTCGACTCGTGTGGATGAGATGGCTAAGGTGTTCATTCCCCATTATGGAAGATAAAGGTAGATCTTTTAATTTCACTCGACTCGAGGTGTTTTCTAGCTTGATATTTACATACTTTCTTGGGTCTGACTTCTTGTTATTTGATTATGGGCTCTCCTTTAACCGTAACATAGCTATGGGTGGAGAAAGAAAGAAACTTGATCCCACCTTCtatgaaaaatgataaaataaacacTGTTTGGGATAAATTGTTGGCCAATGGTATTACCCCCTTCTTGGAAAAGCTTCATGGTCATGATCCTTTGGTCACTAAAGCCTTTTGGATGGCTGGAAGAATGGTATTTTTCCAGAGTATAAGGTGGAAATCTTTGTTACAGAAGACCTTATTGCTAAAGTTATAGGAATGTTGGTCGAAGGTATGAAATTCTATAGAGACCACAAGATGTTTGATGAGGCAATCAATGTCTTCTTCAAGGGTGTTGAATGGAATTTGGTAAAGAGAACTACTAACAAGGTTTATGATTGTGCATCCATCAATCCCCTTTGCGCTGATGTTGCAGAGGTGATAATGAGGTACCTAACACTTGATGGTCATTTTTCTAGCTTGTTTAGCTAGTTCATTTCATGATTTGGAACtattttaggcatggtagatggAATTCTATGC includes:
- the LOC131069815 gene encoding histidine-containing phosphotransfer protein 1-like, producing the protein MATVELQQQQNNLINFLYEEGFLDEQYAQLEQLQDESNPRFVEEVLSLFFDDSLKLLHNIETTLNKEPVDYRKLDAHLHHFKGSSSSVGAQRVKNVCITFRAFCQEKKKNGCLQCLQQVKQEYYLLKNKLEDLFQIERQILRAGGTIISSAS